gtccctgaggtttaacgtaattaacacttctgtccctctattttggcgacccaacacttaagtccctcactttcttttctgtccaacttcgtagtccttccgtccaaaatagccgtttgggacacgtgaattgacaaaattaaccttcttcttcttcttcttcctcctttttctgcaacttcttcttcttcttctttcttcttcttcttcttctttcttcttccttcttcttcttcttctttcttcttccttcttcttcttcttctttcttcttcttcttcttcttcttcttcttcttcctactctttctacagcagcttcttcttcttcttcttcttcttcttcctactctttctgcagcagcttcttcttcttctttcttcttcttcttcttcttcttcttcttcttcttcttcttcttcttcttctgcaactggagagagaaagcatgaaagagaaaaaaaaaaaaaaggaatttcacattaagagaagggtatttctggaaaaaattatcacctctcacttttgactctttgaccaaacgatttaaatggacggaaggactacgaatttggacggaagagaaagcgagggacttaagtgttgggtcgccaaaatagagggacagaagtgttaattacgttaaacctcagggactaaaaagtaaatttccctaataaaaattataaaacacatggaataataaatataatttaatttaattaaaaaagtctCCACATGTCATTTTTAATTCTTAGAATATGTCACGTGACATACCACATGTTAATCTCAGAAAAATAgccttatttatatatatatatatatatatattaaataatggacagtaaattaaagtattatttGAACTAAGAGCAACTTCCCAATATCTTGACTGAATCATATCGTCATAGAAATGGTTTAGAGAGATTATGTTATTGCaaaatgataattaataaagtaatttatttataacgACAAACTTTTTTACTTAATTGTTCTGTAAGGAAAAGCAAATGCTAAACAACACACCTGAAGAAATCGTTAATTTTGCTCCAGAATGCAGATGTGTTGATGCATCAGATGCCACAGAGGAATTTGTTGAAGAAGTTGAGGCAATGGAACTGGCTTGTGAACAACAAGCTCTCTACACACTTGCTTCATTGTTGGTCTAGATTTTGGGTTGGATCTCAGGCATGCCAATGCTAATTTGACCACAAGAATCACACTTTGAGCAACCACATGGTTGTTGAGAGCAAGGAGACGAGAATCTAATACATCTTTCAACATTATGTTTGAATCTGATGGCAATGAAGGTAACAAAGAAAGAAGTTCTCCAGGATGCTCTCCCATAATTATTTCCAACGCCACCACTCCAAAGCTATACACATCACATTTCTCATTCACCATCATACTATATGCAAGCTCTACATTAAAAGGATCATTGTTAGAGAAAATGATATTTTCCTTCTCTCCTTTGATTTGGGTTTCaatttaaatgaaaagaaagaaaaagacaagTGTTATACCTGGAGCAATATAACCGCGAGTGCCTGCGAGTACAGTTTGATTGGATGAATCAAGATAAAGAAATCTTGCTGTTCCAAAATCAGATATAATAGCCTCCCAATCAGAGTTCAATAAAATGTTGTTGCTTGAAATGTCTCGATGAACAATTGGTAGACTACAATCATGATGCAAGTATGATAAAGCATGTGCAATTCCTTTCACAATGTTCACCCTTTTTCTCCAACCTAATTTCGCTGCTTCATCTTCATTTCTTAGGACATAGAATAAACTTCCCTTTTCCATGCACTCATAAATTAAGAACATTGCTCTTTGATGTAAGCAATAACCGTAAAGCTTGACAATGTTCTTATGACGAACTTCTGTTAACAGTTTCACCTCATTCTTGAAACATTTGTcaaaacttggctcctctgcttCCATTTTGTGGAGTTTCTTCAATGCAATTACTCTACCACTTGGAAGTTGTGCCTTATAAACACTACCATAGCCACCTGTTCCAATGCAGTATTTGATGTCAAAATCCTCAGTAGCTTCAATGACATCTTCAAAGGCAATCCTTCCCTCATAGTTCCATACAGAGAATATGTCTCCATTTCTTGATTCTTTTGGCTTAGGTTGTGAATTCTTGATTTTGAGCCAACGATAGAGGAGTAACGATGCACTAATCAAGCAGGCAAGAAATAAGGTAATGTTAACATAGATCTTTGCATACTGCTTCCACATTTTTGGCTTTGCTGTAGGTGAAGCGCAAACATTTATTTCATCTGCGTCTAAGCCCTTGTTGCCAATAAAACTATCAAGGGGCAGGCTTCTCAAATTGCATGGAATTCGACCGGTGAAATTGTTAAACGAAAAATTGATGTCATAGAGGAGGAAGCTATAAGGTATATCAGGAATGGTGCCAGTAAGGTTATTATAGCTTAGATCCAAATACGCTAAGTTCTGCAATTGCACTGTTTGAGGAGGTAACTCTCCACCGATAGAGTtatgactgagattaaaagtttcTAAGTTGGTAAGGTTACCAATACTGAAAGGGATGGGTCCTTCCAATTTGTTTTGGAAAAGGTCTAAATATACAAGTCTAGAGAGACTCCCAATTTCAGACGGTATTTGACCAGAAAGTTGGTTGAAGGAAAGATCAACGGATTGTAGTTGGGTTAAATTACCAAATGTTGGAGGTATCTCTCCACTGATGGAGTTATGACTGAGATTTAAACTGTATAATTTGGTAAGATCGCCAATTCTTGGAGGTATCTCTCCATTTATTAAGTTAtgacttaattttaaattgtacaACCCAGTAATATTACCAACATAGGGAGGAATGGGTCCTTCCCATTGGTTTTGGGAAAAGTCTAAATATTCAAGTGTGGAGAGACTCCCAATTTCAATCGGTATTTGACCAGAAAGTTTGTTGAAGGATTAGAGATTTCAAATTGGATAGATGACCCATTGTAGAGGGATGGGACTAGTGATTAAATTGTTACTCATGTTTAGATATTGAAGGCTACTCATGTTTCCAATTTCAGGGAGGATGGCGCCATAAATATAATTGGCGGATAGGTCAAGTACCCTTAGACTTGTAAGAGATCCAAGTTGAGGTGGGATTTTGTGAAGAATCTCATGGTCTTTGAGATCAAGAAGAGTAAGGTTTGGGAAGCAAGAAAAGTTCAATTTCGGAAACTTAAGTGATATTCTCATGTGAGGGTGGATAAATTTCAGTGACACTTCCATCAATATTGCAGGTAATACCAGGCCAATCGCAATAACTTCtagaatttataataatttcacAAGATCTATTAGACCACTTACGATATAAAGAGGAGACATTGGTGCAGGATGTCCACCACTCACTATCAAGTAGAGCCTTGGCTTCCAGTTGTAGAGGTGAGGGTTGGGACTCCACCTCTGCAAGGATTGTGGAGCCATTACAGGCCATATAGAAGAAAATTATGGTAGCCCATATTGTTAAGTTGGTGGAAGAGACAATAATGTAGAAAGCCATTTTGGAAAAGTGCAAGATGAGAATGCGTGGGCTCGGCCATAGATAGGATGATGTATACTTTTACTTAATTTACAAGTAGTTTTCTAAAATTGCAAAGGACTAAATCACTGGCTTTTTAAAATAGAAGACTACTGTTTAAGtttaaattatagtttaataagaaatattatttaatttgacaATTATATTTCaactaaaattttagagatAAGATTGAAACTTGGAAAGTGCAGTTGACTGACTTTAGATATTGCCTTGTCTTATACGTGcttcaaataagaaaatatatttataatattttctatcTGAAAGATCATAATCATCTAAGCCCAATAAATACGTTGGGACTTGGCTAGCATATTACCTGGTCTTCCAAAATAgagttttattcatttcaattaGCTCTATTcctttatttgtaataaaaaaaattataataattaaattccattaatttatttttaaaatttttattttgaaaaaaatgaaaatttatgtaaaatttatttaaattcttttataaaattaaatggctaCAATTATAGAAgttgtttgtaaaattaaataggcataaaataatttgtaaatgGACTTATAACTCTTATGTAAAAGTAAATTAACATATGAATTTATAAACGGAAATTTAATCGCCGGAACGGAAATTTAATCGCCGTAACATAAAAGGATACAAATACATTCACAAATAGATGCGTAAaccgtttgtaaaattaaatagagacTATATTTGTAAACCGAATTATaatccatttataaaattaaaaaaacacatACAGATTTACAAACgaatatataatctatttataaaattaaatgatctatttataaaattaaatggctaTTAACAAATTTACAAATAGATATATAAGCCTTttgtaaaattaattgaataaaaatatattcacaataaaatataaaatattaaaaaatatttttattatgtccGTTTGTAAAACCGTAACATTTATAAAAGCAATATATCCACAAGTGCCAGCAATTATAGTTTGATGGGATGAATCAAGATAAAGAAATCTTGCTGTTCCAAAATCAGATACAATAGCCTCCCAATCTGAGTTTAATAAAATGTTGTTGCTTGAAATGTCTCGATGAACAATTGGTGGACTACAATCATGAAGCATGTATGATAAAGCATGTGCAATTCCTTTTACAATGTTCACCTTTCCTCCAACCTAATTTCACTGCTTCATCTTCATTTCTTAGGACACAAAATAAACTTCccttttccatgtactcataaaTCAAGAACATTGCTTTTTTATGTAAGCAGTAGCCGTAAAGCTTCACAATATTCTTATGATGGATTTCTGTTAACAGTTTCACCTCATTCTTGAAACATTTGTcaaaacttggctcctctgcttCCCTTTTGTGGAGTTTCTTCAATGCAATTACTCTACCACTTGGAAGTTATGCCTTATAAACACTACCATAGCCACCAGTTCCAACGCAGTATCTAATGTCAAAATCCTCTGTTGCTTCAATGACATTTTCAAAGACAACCCTTCCATCATAGTTCCACACTGAGAATATGTCTTATGCCAACAATAGAGAAGTAATGATCCAGGAGTCAAGAATACAAGAAACAAGGTAATGAGAAATATCTTCAAAAGTGTGTCCACTTTTTCGCTTTTCTATGGGTGATAGGAAGCCACCATCATTTATTTCTTCTATGTGTAAACCCTTGTTGCCAACAAAACTATGAGAGGAGAACCTTCTCAAATTGCATGGAATTCGACCAGTGAGATTGTTAAACGAAAAAATTAATGTCATAGATGGAAAAGCTATCAGGAATATCAAGAACGGTGCCAGTAAGATTATTAGAGCTTAGATCTAAATACATTAAGTTCTGTAAGTGCACCATTTGAGGAGgtaactgtaacgacccagaaaccgaaTCGCTACCaacgctagggttcagatcgacttaaggtcgccgaagctcgtagcaagcctactatacatcctgttgataagcggttgtcgaaaccgtaaaaaataaacctattagacaatcaacaataaacttgtagatagtggcaatagggtcgaaccacagggaattgacaccaaatattttcctaataatgactaggtaaatagcaagtaaataaaagaggggggttttgatttgatgattaaaattaaatagcaaaagaaagcaataatttaaagtttgagtaaatcaataagagaaaagcttctagttgaagtatggatctatttcagattgtttataattgatcattgattctttaacactcctatttatttcaataaattagtttaggatgtggaagacgcttctcacaatccaaattcctccttagttctagtttgattaggaaacgttcgctaatcaaacactagttaacaagttgtcaaggaacgtccttggggcctttggcatcgaacaactgttaactgcattaagacttagagaaacctaattctaaccttgccaaccgcgtggccaagtttagatcatgcaacttgattaaatttgtgttcaaataatataagcaattacggacttaaatcattcaagcaatttgttacttaagcaatttaaaagcaatgggcccttattgattctaaaagcaaagcaacaattatggaaagatcaaattgcataaatattgaaaataaatagaagtttaacaatggatatttaaatctcccaattcatcacaaaatctgaaattcaccaacttcaactagaaaagaagaaaattagccactcatggtggactaaatacacaaaagatgaaaagaaaggaaagacagaagctgcagagtttctggcgaggagaagatgctgagtagcttatcagaagatgccccttgctggtttggaggttgctcttttatagctgaagaattccacccttctagggttttgaaatccctttttaatttggcttgtgattcctcttttgatgttgaatttaattgcaactggaattccttaggtgagaagctctttcgtggctcttggaattatgttggtagtgattgagttggatttggacttctgaaaattcaaaatttgattcCCTGCTGTTTTCCCGCCTCTACTGTCAATTTCTgttgtcaaggtgatttgggcagtttctgcgagtgatttgggcaaatcacttgcccaatctgccccaatcgttcttcgggattcagtccagtttctgtctctgtctgtgcgagtgatttgaccagtttctacgagtgatttgggcaaatcactgacccaatcacttttctgtcattttctgcactttttctccatttttccaatttcttcattttttgtaaaaacaaggtaaaaatcataaattaagctaaataatgtgtaaataaacagtaataaatataataaaaatgtggctaaattatgtttgatcacctgtgtacctgataaaatctcatacatgatcacacaagtcaacataaacataaacattccatGAACCATGGCTCGACCTATGCATgtatcaaaactgaaaacataaaacccatactagagccctcatcaaatgctctagtatggtaaacatcacatgcctcaagcttggtacaaacataactcataattgaaacttttacataaggatcatgttaataaagattacaaaggacaattctaatccattaaaatttacatgtc
This region of Manihot esculenta cultivar AM560-2 chromosome 10, M.esculenta_v8, whole genome shotgun sequence genomic DNA includes:
- the LOC110624676 gene encoding MDIS1-interacting receptor like kinase 2, whose product is MWKQYAKIYVNITLFLACLISASLLLYRWLKIKNSQPKPKESRNGDIFSVWNYEGRIAFEDVIEATEDFDIKYCIGTGGYGSVYKAQLPSGRVIALKKLHKMEAEEPSFDKCFKNEVKLLTEVRHKNIVKLYGYCLHQRAMFLIYECMEKGSLFYVLRNEDEAAKLGWRKRVNIVKGIAHALSYLHHDCSLPIVHRDISSNNILLNSDWEAIISDFGTARFLYLDSSNQTVLAGTRGYIAPELAYSMMVNEKCDVYSFGVVALEIIMGEHPGELLSLLPSLPSDSNIMLKDVLDSRLLALNNHVVAQSVILVVKLALACLRSNPKSRPTMKQVCRELVVHKPVPLPQLLQQIPLWHLMHQHICILEQN